The proteins below are encoded in one region of Macaca nemestrina isolate mMacNem1 chromosome 10, mMacNem.hap1, whole genome shotgun sequence:
- the LOC105474192 gene encoding olfactory receptor 6C2 — protein MKNCTVIRTFILLGLTDDPHLQVLLFIFLFLTYMLSVTGNLTIITLTLVDHHLKTPMYFFLRNFSFLEVSFTTVCIPRFLYSISMGDNTITYNACASQIFFVILFGATQFFLLAAMSYDRYVAICKPLHYMVIMNNRVCTLLVLCSWVAGLMIIVPPLSLGLQLEFCGSNAIDHFSCDAGPLLKISCSDTWVIEQIVILMAVFALIITLVCVILSYLYIVRTILRFPSVQQRKKAFSTCSSHMIVVSIAYGSCIFVYIKPSAKDEVAINKGVSVLTTSVAPLLNPFIYTLRNEQVKQAFSDSVKRITFLSKK, from the coding sequence ATGAAAAACTGCACAGTAATAAGAACTTTTATACTGCTGGGACTGACAGATGACCCACACCTGcaagttttgctttttatctttctATTTCTCACCTACATGTTGAGTGTAACAGGGAACCTGACTATTATCACCCTCACATTGGTGGACCACCACCTTAAAACTCCTATGTActtctttctcagaaatttttCCTTCTTAGAAGTCTCATTTACTACAGTCTGTATTCCTAGATTCTTGTACAGTATATCAATGGGGGACAATACCATTACCTACAATGCTTGTGCCAGTCAAATATTCTTTGTTATTCTCTTTGGAGCAACACAATTTTTTCTCCTGGCAGCCATGTCTTATGACCGCTATGTGGCCATCTGTAAACCCCTTCATTATATGGTCATCATGAACAACAGGGTGTGTACCTTATTAGTCCTCTGCAGTTGGGTGGCTGGCTTGATGATCATTGTTCCACCACTGAGCTTAGGCCTCCAGCTCGAATTCTGTGGTTCCAATGCCATTGATCATTTTAGCTGTGATGCAGGTCCTCTCCTAAAGATCTCATGCTCAGATACATGGGTAATAGAACAGATAGTTATACTTATGGCTGTATTTGCACTCATTATCACCCTAGTTTGTGTGATTCTGTCCTACTTGTACATAGTCAGAACAATTCTGAGGTTCCCTTCTGTTCAGCAAAGGAAAAAGGCCTTTTCTACCTGTTCATCCCACATGATTGTGGTTTCCATTGCCTATGGAAGCTGCATCTTCGTCTATATCAAGCCCTCTGCAAAAGATGAAGTGGCCATAAATAAAGGAGTTTCAGTTCTTACTACTTCTGTTGCACCCTTGTTGAACCCCTTCATTTACACCTTGAGGAACGAGCAAGTGAAACAAGCTTTCAGTGACTCTGTAAAGAGGATTACATTTCTCTCAAAGAAGTAG